From Pseudomonas vanderleydeniana, the proteins below share one genomic window:
- a CDS encoding acetyl-CoA hydrolase/transferase family protein encodes MTLTCSIEQAVDDVLARLPAHIHMGLPLGLGKPNRFVNALYRRVSQLPQRQLTIYTALSLGRPPLGDGLQRRFLEPFVERVFGDYPELDFLAALRHDSLPPNIRVEQFFLQPGSLLHSSAAQQDYVSSNYSHAARDINAAGLNLVAQLVAAHERRPDRLSLSCNPDITLDLLPMIARRRAAGETILLLGQVHSELPYMPGDAEIDREAFDLLIDEPERSTLFSTPNMPVGCQDHFIGLHASTLVRDGGTLQIGIGSMGDALTAALLSRHADNDGYRALLADLDMHPWQALIEREGGTDPFANGLYGCSEMFVNGLLVLADAGIVRRRVHADLDAQRRAIAGQPEEAGGVVVHGGFFLGPRSFYQRLRELPAQRLAEFNMSAISYINELYGNETLKRLQRQDARFINSAFTVTLLGAGVADQLEDGRVLSGVGGQYNFVAQGHALEGARSVLILRSWRESGGEVSSNIVWEYGHCTIPRHLRDIVVTEYGIADLRGKRDALVIEALLNISDSRFQAGLIEQAQKAGKLPRDFRLDPRFADNTPQRLEALRERHSQLFVEYPLGSDFTAEERDLLRALNWLKRHFKLSEVLELGKATLDAPEPSSFPAHLQRMGLSEPQGLREELYQRLLLAGLQATARSFQS; translated from the coding sequence ATGACACTGACGTGTTCCATCGAACAGGCGGTCGACGACGTGCTGGCGCGCTTGCCGGCGCATATCCACATGGGCCTGCCGCTGGGCCTGGGCAAGCCCAATCGTTTCGTCAATGCGCTGTACCGGCGGGTCAGCCAGCTACCGCAGCGGCAACTGACGATCTACACCGCGCTGAGCCTGGGCCGCCCGCCCCTCGGTGATGGCCTGCAGCGGCGCTTTCTCGAGCCCTTCGTCGAGCGGGTGTTCGGCGACTACCCGGAGCTGGATTTTCTCGCTGCCCTGCGCCATGACAGCCTGCCGCCGAATATCCGCGTCGAGCAGTTCTTCCTGCAACCCGGCAGCCTGCTGCACAGCAGCGCTGCCCAGCAGGACTACGTCAGCAGCAACTACAGCCATGCCGCCCGCGATATCAACGCCGCCGGCCTCAACCTGGTGGCCCAATTGGTCGCCGCGCACGAGCGGCGGCCGGATCGCCTGAGCCTGAGCTGCAACCCGGACATCACCCTCGACCTGCTGCCAATGATCGCCAGGCGCCGGGCCGCCGGCGAAACCATCCTGCTGCTGGGCCAGGTGCACAGCGAGTTGCCCTACATGCCGGGCGATGCGGAAATCGACCGCGAGGCCTTCGACCTGCTGATCGACGAGCCCGAGCGCAGCACGCTGTTCTCCACGCCGAACATGCCGGTCGGTTGCCAGGACCACTTCATCGGCCTGCACGCCAGCACCCTGGTACGCGATGGCGGCACCCTGCAGATCGGCATCGGCTCGATGGGTGATGCGCTGACCGCGGCGCTGTTGTCCCGGCATGCCGACAACGACGGCTATCGTGCGTTGCTGGCCGACCTGGACATGCACCCGTGGCAGGCGCTGATCGAGCGTGAAGGGGGCACCGACCCCTTTGCCAACGGCCTCTACGGGTGCAGCGAGATGTTCGTCAACGGCCTGTTGGTGCTGGCCGATGCGGGGATCGTCCGGCGTCGCGTCCATGCCGACCTCGACGCTCAGCGCCGGGCCATTGCCGGGCAGCCTGAGGAGGCGGGCGGGGTGGTGGTGCACGGTGGCTTCTTCCTGGGCCCGCGGAGTTTCTACCAGCGCTTGCGGGAATTGCCCGCGCAGCGGCTGGCCGAGTTCAACATGAGCGCCATCAGCTACATCAATGAACTGTACGGCAACGAGACGCTCAAGCGCCTGCAGCGCCAGGATGCGCGGTTCATCAACAGTGCCTTCACCGTGACCCTGCTCGGCGCCGGGGTGGCCGACCAGCTCGAGGACGGCCGGGTGCTCAGCGGCGTGGGCGGACAGTACAACTTCGTCGCCCAGGGCCATGCACTGGAAGGCGCCCGTTCGGTGCTGATCCTGCGCAGCTGGCGTGAGTCCGGTGGCGAGGTCAGTTCCAATATCGTCTGGGAATACGGCCACTGCACCATTCCCCGCCACCTGCGCGACATCGTGGTGACCGAGTACGGCATCGCCGACCTGCGCGGCAAGCGCGATGCACTGGTGATCGAGGCACTGCTCAACATCAGCGATTCGCGGTTCCAGGCCGGGCTGATCGAACAGGCGCAGAAGGCTGGCAAGCTACCGCGGGATTTCCGTCTCGATCCGCGTTTTGCCGACAACACGCCACAGCGCCTGGAAGCGCTGCGCGAGCGCCATTCGCAGCTGTTCGTGGAGTATCCGCTGGGCAGCGACTTCACGGCCGAGGAGCGCGACCTGCTGCGGGCGCTGAACTGGCTCAAGCGCCATTTCAAGCTCAGCGAAGTGCTTGAGCTGGGCAAGGCGACCCTGGACGCTCCCGAGCCGTCGAGCTTTCCCGCGCACCTGCAACGCATGGGGCTGAGCGAGCCCCAGGGTCTGCGCGAGGAACTGTACCAGCGCTTGCTGCTGGCGGGATTGCAGGCGACGGCCCGATCCTTTCAGTCGTAG
- a CDS encoding c-type cytochrome — translation MKMLAAPATVLALWAASAQATTNDDIAKRLEPVGQVCVQGQECKGMEVAASAGGGGGAKTPDEVIAKHCNACHGSGLLGAPKIGDTAAWKDRADHQGGLDGILAKAITGINSMPPKGTCADCSDEELKGAIKKMSGL, via the coding sequence ATGAAAATGCTGGCTGCACCAGCAACCGTACTGGCCCTATGGGCGGCCAGCGCTCAAGCTACGACGAACGACGACATTGCCAAGCGCCTGGAGCCGGTCGGCCAGGTCTGCGTACAGGGCCAGGAGTGCAAGGGGATGGAGGTGGCGGCCTCCGCCGGCGGCGGCGGTGGTGCGAAGACGCCTGACGAGGTGATCGCCAAGCACTGCAACGCCTGCCATGGCTCCGGCCTGCTGGGCGCGCCGAAAATCGGTGACACCGCAGCCTGGAAGGACCGTGCCGATCACCAGGGTGGTCTCGACGGCATCCTCGCCAAGGCCATCACCGGTATCAACTCGATGCCACCCAAAGGCACCTGCGCCGATTGCTCGGATGAAGAGCTCAAGGGTGCGATCAAGAAGATGTCCGGCCTGTAA
- a CDS encoding cupin domain-containing protein: protein MDVGERLQSIRKMKGLSQRELAKRAGVTNSTISMIEKNSVSPSISSLRKVLGGIPMSMVEFFSEEILQETPTQIVYKAHELIDISDGAVTMKLVGRAHPSRAIAFLNEIYPPGADTGEEMLTHEGEETGILLEGRLELVVGLETFVLEAGDSYYFESTKPHRFRNPFDAPARLISAATPANF from the coding sequence TTGGACGTCGGTGAACGACTGCAATCCATCCGCAAAATGAAAGGTCTGTCTCAGCGTGAACTCGCCAAGCGTGCGGGCGTCACCAATAGCACCATTTCGATGATCGAGAAGAACAGCGTCAGCCCCTCGATCAGCTCGTTGCGCAAGGTGCTTGGCGGCATTCCCATGTCGATGGTCGAGTTCTTTTCCGAAGAGATCCTCCAGGAGACGCCGACGCAGATCGTCTACAAGGCCCATGAGCTGATCGATATCTCCGACGGTGCGGTGACCATGAAGCTGGTCGGTCGCGCCCACCCGAGCCGCGCCATCGCCTTTCTCAACGAAATCTACCCGCCCGGCGCCGACACCGGCGAGGAAATGCTCACCCACGAGGGCGAGGAGACCGGCATCCTGCTCGAAGGTCGGCTGGAACTGGTGGTCGGCCTGGAAACATTCGTCCTCGAGGCGGGGGACAGCTACTATTTCGAAAGTACCAAGCCGCATCGCTTCCGTAATCCGTTCGATGCCCCGGCGCGACTAATCAGCGCAGCGACACCGGCCAACTTCTGA
- the alr gene encoding alanine racemase, with the protein MRPARALIDLQALRHNYRLAREVAGARALAVIKADAYGHGAVSCAQALEAEADGFAVACIEEALELRAAGIRGPILLLEGFFEADELPLIVEHDLWCVVHSLWQLEAIERAAIATPITVWLKLDTGMHRVGLHPDDYQAAYRRLLATGKVAKIVLMSHFARADELDCQRSEEQVAVFEAARQGLAAEVSLRNSPALLGWPRIPSDWVRPGILLYGATPFDAEHPVAARMQPVMTLESKIISVRELPAGEPVGYGARFITPKPMRLGVVAMGYADGYPRHAPTGTPVLVAGQRSQLLGRVSMDMLCVDLTDIPQAGLGSPVELWGRNILASDVATRAETIPYQIFCNLRRVPRLYTGQ; encoded by the coding sequence ATGCGTCCTGCCCGTGCCCTGATCGATCTCCAAGCCCTGCGCCACAATTACCGGTTGGCCCGCGAAGTTGCGGGTGCCCGCGCCCTTGCCGTGATCAAGGCCGATGCCTATGGACACGGTGCGGTGTCTTGCGCCCAGGCACTGGAAGCCGAGGCCGACGGTTTTGCCGTGGCCTGCATCGAGGAAGCGCTGGAACTGCGGGCCGCGGGCATTCGCGGGCCGATCCTGCTGCTCGAAGGCTTTTTCGAAGCCGATGAGCTGCCGCTGATCGTCGAGCACGATCTCTGGTGCGTGGTGCACTCGCTGTGGCAGTTGGAAGCGATCGAGCGTGCGGCCATCGCTACACCGATCACTGTCTGGCTGAAGCTGGACACCGGGATGCACCGCGTCGGCCTGCATCCGGACGACTACCAGGCGGCCTATCGTCGCCTGCTGGCGACCGGCAAGGTGGCGAAAATCGTACTGATGAGCCACTTCGCCCGTGCCGACGAGCTGGACTGCCAGCGCAGCGAAGAGCAGGTCGCGGTGTTCGAGGCGGCCCGTCAGGGCCTGGCCGCCGAGGTCAGCCTGCGCAACTCGCCGGCGCTGCTCGGCTGGCCGCGTATTCCCAGTGACTGGGTCCGCCCGGGCATCCTGCTCTACGGCGCCACCCCGTTCGATGCCGAGCATCCGGTCGCGGCACGCATGCAGCCGGTCATGACCCTCGAATCGAAAATCATCAGCGTGCGCGAACTGCCGGCCGGCGAGCCGGTGGGCTATGGCGCCAGGTTCATCACGCCCAAGCCGATGCGCCTCGGGGTGGTCGCCATGGGGTATGCCGATGGCTACCCGCGCCACGCCCCGACCGGTACGCCGGTGCTGGTGGCCGGCCAGCGCAGCCAGCTGCTGGGGCGGGTGTCGATGGACATGCTCTGCGTCGACCTCACGGACATCCCCCAGGCCGGGCTGGGTTCGCCGGTGGAACTGTGGGGCAGGAACATCCTGGCCAGCGACGTGGCGACCCGGGCTGAAACCATTCCGTACCAGATCTTCTGCAACCTGCGCCGGGTCCCAAGGCTCTACACCGGGCAATAG
- a CDS encoding RidA family protein — protein MAIQRQLTNERMSQIVVHGGTVYLAGQVGDDLSGGIEKQTRETLANIERLLDLAGTDKTRLLSVTIYLKDIDADFAGMNAVWDKWLPKGVAPARATVEAKLCEPEILVELSVVAALP, from the coding sequence ATGGCAATCCAGCGCCAGCTCACCAATGAGCGCATGAGCCAGATCGTTGTTCACGGCGGTACCGTTTACCTGGCCGGCCAGGTGGGTGACGACCTGAGTGGCGGGATCGAGAAACAGACCCGTGAAACCCTGGCCAATATCGAGCGCCTGCTGGACCTGGCCGGTACCGACAAGACCCGCCTGCTGTCGGTGACGATCTACCTGAAGGACATCGATGCCGATTTCGCCGGCATGAACGCGGTCTGGGACAAGTGGCTGCCCAAGGGCGTCGCCCCGGCCCGCGCCACGGTCGAGGCCAAGCTCTGCGAACCGGAAATCCTGGTAGAGCTGTCCGTTGTGGCGGCGCTGCCTTAA
- the dadA gene encoding D-amino acid dehydrogenase, whose product MRVLVLGSGVIGTTSAYYLARAGFEVVVVDRQPAVAMETSFANAGQVSPGYASPWAAPGVPLKAIKWLLQRHAPLAIKATADVDQYLWMAQMLRNCTASRYAVNKERMVRLSEYSRDCLDELRAETGITYEGRTLGTTQLFRTQAQLDGAAKDIAVLKESGVPFELLDRAGIARVEPALANVTDILAGALRLPNDQTGDCQMFTTRLAEMAVKLGVEFRFGQDIQRLDHAGDRINGVWIDGKLETADRYVLALGSYSPQLLKPLGIKAPVYPLKGYSLTVPITNPAMAPTSTILDETYKVAITRFDNRIRVGGMAEIAGFDLSLNPRRRETLEMIVNDLYPQGGDLPSASFWTGLRPTTPDGTPIVGATPLRNLFLNTGHGTLGWTMACGSGRLLADLMAKKKPQISAEGLDISRYGNHQETARHGNPAPAHQ is encoded by the coding sequence ATGCGAGTTCTGGTCTTGGGCAGTGGCGTCATCGGCACCACCAGCGCTTATTATCTGGCCCGGGCCGGCTTCGAGGTGGTAGTGGTCGACCGTCAGCCAGCCGTCGCGATGGAAACCAGCTTCGCCAACGCCGGCCAGGTTTCGCCGGGCTATGCCTCGCCATGGGCCGCTCCGGGCGTGCCGCTCAAGGCCATCAAGTGGCTGCTGCAGCGCCACGCGCCGCTGGCGATCAAGGCCACCGCCGATGTCGACCAATACCTGTGGATGGCGCAGATGCTGCGCAACTGTACTGCCAGCCGCTATGCCGTGAACAAGGAGCGCATGGTTCGCCTGTCCGAGTACAGCCGCGACTGCCTCGACGAACTGCGTGCCGAAACCGGCATCACCTATGAAGGCCGCACCCTGGGCACCACCCAGCTGTTCCGCACCCAGGCCCAGCTGGACGGTGCGGCGAAGGACATCGCCGTGCTCAAGGAGTCCGGCGTGCCTTTCGAACTGCTCGACCGTGCCGGCATTGCCCGGGTCGAGCCGGCCCTGGCCAACGTCACCGACATCCTCGCCGGGGCGTTGCGCCTGCCGAATGACCAGACCGGCGACTGCCAGATGTTCACCACCCGCCTGGCCGAAATGGCCGTCAAGCTGGGTGTGGAGTTCCGCTTCGGCCAGGACATCCAGCGCCTGGACCATGCCGGCGACCGGATCAATGGCGTGTGGATCGACGGCAAGCTGGAAACCGCCGACCGCTACGTACTGGCCCTGGGCAGCTATTCGCCACAACTGCTCAAGCCGCTGGGGATCAAGGCACCGGTCTATCCGCTCAAGGGTTACTCGCTGACCGTGCCGATCACCAACCCGGCGATGGCACCGACCTCGACCATTCTCGACGAGACCTACAAGGTCGCGATCACCCGGTTCGACAACCGCATCCGTGTCGGCGGCATGGCGGAAATCGCCGGTTTTGACCTGTCGCTGAACCCACGTCGGCGTGAAACACTGGAGATGATCGTCAACGATCTTTATCCTCAGGGCGGTGACCTGCCGTCGGCCAGTTTCTGGACCGGCCTGCGTCCGACCACCCCCGACGGCACCCCGATCGTGGGCGCCACGCCGTTGCGCAACCTGTTCCTGAACACCGGTCACGGTACGCTCGGCTGGACCATGGCCTGTGGTTCCGGTCGCCTGCTGGCGGACCTGATGGCCAAGAAAAAGCCGCAGATCAGTGCCGAAGGCCTCGATATTTCCCGTTATGGCAACCATCAGGAGACTGCAAGACATGGCAATCCAGCGCCAGCTCACCAATGA
- a CDS encoding Lrp/AsnC ligand binding domain-containing protein yields MRTNHQSKRELDKIDRNILRILQTDARISFTELGEKVGLSTTPCTERVRRLEREGIIMSYNARLNPQHLKGSLLVFVEISLDYKSGDTFEEFRRAVLKLPHVLECHLVSGDFDYLVKARISEMASYRKLLGDILLKLPHVRESKSYIVMEEVKESLNLPIPD; encoded by the coding sequence ATGCGGACCAACCACCAGAGCAAACGCGAGCTGGACAAGATCGACCGCAACATCCTGCGGATCCTGCAGACGGACGCGCGTATTTCGTTCACCGAGCTGGGCGAAAAGGTCGGGCTGTCCACCACGCCCTGCACGGAGCGGGTGCGCCGGCTGGAGCGCGAAGGGATCATCATGAGCTACAACGCCCGGCTCAATCCGCAGCACCTGAAGGGCAGCCTGCTGGTGTTCGTCGAGATCAGCCTCGACTACAAGTCCGGCGACACCTTCGAGGAGTTTCGCCGCGCGGTGCTCAAGCTGCCGCATGTGCTGGAATGCCACCTGGTGTCGGGCGACTTCGACTACCTGGTCAAGGCACGGATTTCCGAGATGGCGTCCTATCGCAAGCTGCTGGGCGACATCCTGCTCAAGCTGCCGCACGTGCGCGAGTCGAAGAGCTATATCGTGATGGAAGAAGTGAAGGAGAGCCTGAACCTGCCGATCCCCGACTGA
- a CDS encoding YkgJ family cysteine cluster protein — MSCNSQKIRFLRQQIPSFECVPGCHDCCGPVTTSSEEMARLPRKTAAEQEAALNELNCVHLGPNGCTVYDERPLICRLFGTTPSLPCPNGRRPVEMIHPRIEKQVHDYIASTRQVLV, encoded by the coding sequence ATGAGCTGCAACAGCCAGAAAATCCGCTTTCTGCGGCAGCAGATCCCGTCCTTCGAATGCGTGCCGGGTTGTCATGACTGTTGCGGGCCGGTGACCACCTCATCGGAAGAAATGGCCCGTCTGCCACGCAAGACTGCTGCCGAGCAGGAAGCGGCGCTGAACGAACTCAACTGCGTGCACCTGGGGCCGAACGGCTGCACGGTGTATGACGAGCGGCCGCTGATCTGCCGACTGTTCGGCACCACGCCGAGCCTGCCGTGCCCCAATGGCCGGCGCCCGGTGGAGATGATTCATCCGCGGATCGAGAAGCAGGTTCATGACTACATCGCCAGTACCCGGCAGGTGCTGGTGTAG
- a CDS encoding NAD(P)/FAD-dependent oxidoreductase, with product MNAPARHTASYYAASSRPQPEYPRLQGELQADVCVVGGGFSGLNTAIELAERGLSVVLLEARKIGWGASGRNGGQLIRGVGHGLEQFSDIIGQDGVHQLKLLGLEAVEIVRRRIERFQIDCDLTWGYCDLANKPRELEGFAEDAEELRQLGYRHETRLLQAHEMHSVVGSDRYVGGLIDMGSGHLHPLNLALGEAAAAEQLGVKLFEQSAVTRIDYGAQVRVHTAQGSVRAKTLVLACNAYINGLNDELGGKVLPAGSYIIATEPLSEEQARSVLPRNMAVCDQRVALDYYRLSADRRLLFGGACHYSGRDPQDIAAYMRPKMLKVFPQLAGAKIDYQWGGMIGIGANRLPQIGRLKDQPNVYYAQAYAGHGLNATHLAGQLLGEAISGQHSNGFDLFARVPHITFPGGRYLRSPLLALGMLWHRLKELG from the coding sequence ATGAACGCCCCTGCCCGGCATACCGCTTCCTACTACGCCGCCAGCAGCCGCCCACAGCCCGAGTACCCACGACTGCAGGGCGAGTTGCAGGCCGATGTCTGCGTGGTCGGCGGCGGTTTCTCCGGGCTGAACACCGCCATCGAGCTGGCCGAGCGCGGCCTGAGCGTGGTCCTGCTCGAAGCCCGCAAGATCGGCTGGGGCGCCAGCGGGCGCAACGGCGGGCAGCTGATTCGAGGCGTCGGCCATGGCCTGGAGCAGTTCAGCGACATCATCGGCCAGGACGGTGTGCACCAGTTGAAACTGCTGGGACTGGAAGCGGTGGAAATCGTCCGCCGCCGCATCGAGCGGTTCCAGATCGACTGCGACCTGACCTGGGGCTACTGCGACCTGGCGAACAAACCCCGCGAGCTGGAGGGCTTCGCCGAGGATGCCGAGGAACTGCGGCAGCTGGGCTATCGCCACGAGACCCGCCTGCTGCAGGCCCACGAAATGCACAGCGTGGTCGGCTCCGACCGTTATGTCGGCGGCCTCATCGACATGGGCTCGGGGCACCTGCACCCACTGAACCTGGCGCTCGGCGAAGCGGCCGCGGCCGAGCAACTGGGCGTGAAACTGTTCGAACAGTCCGCCGTCACCCGCATCGACTACGGCGCGCAGGTGCGGGTCCATACGGCCCAGGGCTCGGTACGCGCCAAAACCCTGGTGCTGGCGTGCAACGCCTACATCAACGGACTCAACGATGAACTGGGCGGCAAGGTACTGCCCGCCGGCAGCTACATCATCGCCACCGAGCCGCTGAGCGAGGAACAGGCCCGCTCGGTACTGCCGCGCAACATGGCGGTCTGCGACCAGCGGGTGGCGCTGGACTACTACCGGCTATCGGCCGACCGCCGCCTGCTGTTCGGGGGGGCCTGCCACTACTCCGGCCGCGACCCGCAGGACATCGCCGCCTACATGCGGCCCAAGATGCTCAAGGTATTCCCGCAGCTGGCCGGGGCGAAGATCGACTACCAGTGGGGCGGGATGATCGGCATCGGCGCCAACCGCCTGCCGCAGATCGGCCGCCTGAAAGACCAGCCCAACGTCTACTACGCCCAGGCCTACGCCGGCCACGGCCTCAACGCCACCCACCTGGCCGGCCAGCTGCTGGGCGAAGCCATCAGCGGCCAGCACAGCAACGGCTTCGACCTGTTCGCCCGGGTCCCGCACATCACCTTCCCGGGCGGCCGCTACCTGCGTTCACCCCTGCTGGCGCTGGGCATGCTCTGGCATCGTCTCAAGGAATTGGGTTAA
- a CDS encoding DUF1127 domain-containing protein, which produces MNGLSDVRLVLRAQELLTEQERAGAVSTAVPRAPELGRMGLFWHRLRTRRMLLELTPDELRDVGLTRSEALAEGLKPFWRD; this is translated from the coding sequence ATGAACGGCTTGAGCGATGTGCGTCTGGTTTTGCGGGCTCAGGAACTGCTGACCGAGCAGGAGCGGGCGGGGGCGGTTTCCACCGCGGTCCCGCGTGCTCCCGAGCTGGGTCGGATGGGCCTGTTCTGGCATCGCCTGCGTACCCGCAGGATGCTGCTCGAACTCACGCCCGACGAGTTGCGCGATGTCGGCCTGACGCGCAGCGAGGCCTTGGCCGAAGGGTTGAAACCCTTCTGGAGGGATTAA
- a CDS encoding PLP-dependent aminotransferase family protein: MSLYVNLAELLGTRIEQGFYRPGDRLPSVRALSVEHGVSLSTVQQAYRLLEDNGLALPKPKSGYFVPTSRELPALPVAGRPAQRPVEISQWDQVLELIRAVPRKDTVQLGRGIPDIGSPTMKPLLRSLAQISRRQDLPGLAYDNIYGNLGLREQIARLMLDSGCHLGAQDLVVTTGCHEALSASIRATCDHGDIVAVDSPSFHGAMQTLKGLGMKALEIPTDPLTGISLDALELALEQWPIKAIQLTPNCNNPLGYIMPESRKRALLQLAQRFDVAIIEDDVYGELSYTYPRPRTIKSFDDDGRVLLCSSFSKTLAPGLRVGWVAPGRYLERVLHMKYISTGASAPQPQLAVADFLRNGHFEPHLRRMRTQYQRNRDLMLDWVSRYFPAGTRASRPQGSFMLWVELPDGFDTQRLNRALVDQGVQVAVGSIFSASGKYRNCLRMNYAAKPTAQIEEAVRKVGATATRLLEEDSCSND, translated from the coding sequence ATGAGCCTCTACGTAAACCTTGCCGAATTGTTGGGAACCCGCATAGAACAAGGCTTCTACCGCCCCGGCGATCGCCTGCCTTCTGTACGGGCATTGAGCGTCGAGCATGGTGTCAGCCTGAGCACGGTGCAGCAGGCCTATCGGTTGCTGGAGGACAACGGCCTGGCGCTGCCCAAGCCCAAGTCCGGCTATTTCGTGCCGACCAGCCGGGAATTGCCGGCGCTTCCGGTGGCGGGGCGCCCGGCGCAACGGCCCGTGGAAATCTCCCAGTGGGACCAGGTGCTGGAACTGATTCGAGCGGTACCGCGCAAGGACACCGTACAGTTGGGGCGCGGCATCCCCGACATCGGCAGCCCGACCATGAAGCCGCTGCTGCGCAGCCTGGCGCAGATCAGCCGCCGCCAGGACCTGCCAGGCCTGGCCTACGACAACATCTACGGCAACCTCGGGCTGCGCGAGCAGATCGCCCGGCTGATGCTCGATTCCGGCTGCCACCTCGGCGCCCAGGACCTGGTGGTCACCACCGGCTGTCATGAAGCGCTGTCGGCGAGCATCCGCGCCACCTGCGACCATGGCGATATCGTCGCGGTGGACTCGCCCAGCTTCCACGGCGCCATGCAGACCCTCAAGGGGCTGGGCATGAAAGCCCTGGAGATTCCTACCGACCCGCTGACCGGCATCAGCCTCGATGCCCTCGAGCTGGCCCTGGAGCAGTGGCCGATCAAGGCCATACAGTTGACGCCCAACTGCAACAACCCGCTGGGCTACATCATGCCGGAGTCGCGCAAGCGCGCCCTGCTGCAACTGGCCCAGCGCTTCGACGTGGCGATCATCGAGGATGATGTGTATGGCGAACTGTCCTACACCTACCCACGGCCACGGACCATCAAGTCCTTCGACGATGACGGCCGGGTGCTGCTCTGCAGTTCGTTCTCCAAGACCCTCGCCCCCGGTCTGCGGGTCGGCTGGGTCGCGCCCGGCCGCTACCTGGAGCGCGTGCTGCACATGAAATACATCAGCACCGGCGCCAGCGCCCCACAGCCGCAACTGGCGGTCGCCGACTTCCTGCGCAACGGCCATTTCGAACCGCACCTGCGGCGGATGCGCACCCAGTACCAGCGCAACCGCGACCTGATGCTCGACTGGGTCAGCCGCTACTTCCCCGCCGGCACCCGGGCCAGCCGCCCCCAGGGCAGCTTCATGCTGTGGGTCGAGCTGCCGGACGGCTTCGACACCCAGCGACTCAACCGTGCCCTGGTCGACCAGGGCGTCCAGGTCGCGGTGGGCAGCATCTTCTCGGCCTCGGGCAAGTACCGCAATTGCCTGCGGATGAACTACGCTGCCAAGCCAACGGCGCAGATCGAGGAAGCGGTGCGCAAGGTCGGGGCGACAGCAACCCGCCTGCTCGAAGAAGATTCGTGCAGCAACGATTGA